DNA sequence from the Bernardetia sp. genome:
ATCATTACAGGATGAGGAATCAGACGCACAAACTTACCCAAACGGAACACTCCAGCCAAAATTTGAAAAACTCCCACCAAAAGAAGCGTTATAAAAAGCCATTGTAGGCCTAAGTAGTCATTTGCCATTCCTAAGGTTTCTCCCACTTTATTTCCTTCAATAATCAAGTGGGTACTCACAACAACAGCAGCCATCGCACCTGTCGCTCCAGAAATCATCCCAGGTCGCCCTCCAAAAATTGCTGTAACAATTCCCATCATAAATGCGCCGTACAGACCAACAATAGGGTCAAGTCCAGCTACAAAGGCAAAAGCAATCGCTTCTGGAACAAGTGCCAAAGCTACAGTAAGTCCAGAGAGAACATCATCTTTAGGATTTTGAGTAAAGGTTTGAGAAAAATTTTGAGTAAAGTTTTTGAATATCGAAGTCATTTTAATTTATAGTTTAAACACACGACTGTGCGCTTGTACGATTATATTTCAGAAAGTTATCTAGTTGTAGCTCTGTGTGATGAGGTCATTTTTTTTGAGAGTGCAAAGGTACGACTTTTAAAATTGAGGTAGGGTATAAAGTCAATAAAAAATCCATTCCTAAACAGATTAGAAATGGATTTTAAAGAAATCATTAAACTATTTGATTTAGACTTTTAAGTAAATAGATTGAATCTCTATATTGGAATCTTTTCCTGTGATAGTATATTCAGTAGTAAAAGAAGACTTATCCTTAAAAAAGTATTTTCCATTATGTCTATCTAACCTGCAAATGTGTTCTGTACCAATAAAACTATTTTCACTTTCTAATGGAATAAGAGTTTGAAATAGCTTTCCTTTAGTAACTCCATCATCTAAGAAAATATGAATAGCATTGTTTTCTAAGAAATAAACATATTTTCTTTGAAAGTTTATCTGTTTTGAACTTTTAGCTAAAAGTAAAATACCTTTTTCTTGATAGAATAATTTGTTAGTCTCTGCTTTTGAAACTACAAAAGAAGCATTCCCCCTTGCAGTATCTAAATTTTGAGTCTTTCTATCATAAATTTTTCTCTCAAAAGACCAGTTTCCTACCAAATTATCAAAGATT
Encoded proteins:
- a CDS encoding DUF6314 family protein produces the protein MFLKEIFDNLVGNWSFERKIYDRKTQNLDTARGNASFVVSKAETNKLFYQEKGILLLAKSSKQINFQRKYVYFLENNAIHIFLDDGVTKGKLFQTLIPLESENSFIGTEHICRLDRHNGKYFFKDKSSFTTEYTITGKDSNIEIQSIYLKV